From the Streptomyces sp. Tu 2975 genome, one window contains:
- the polA gene encoding DNA polymerase I — translation MAETASKKTADNRPRLLLMDGHSLAYRAFFALPAENFTTASGQTTNAIYGFASMLANTLRDEAPTHFAVAFDVSRKTWRSADFPEYKANRSKTPDEFKGQVELIGELLDTMNAERFAIDGFEADDVIATLATQAEAAGFEVLIVTGDRDSFQLVSEHTTVLYPTKGVSELTRFTPAKVEEKYGLTPQQYPDFAALRGDPSDNLPGIPGVGEKTATKWISQFGSFAALVERADEVKGKVGQALRDHLEAVKLNRHLTELVRDVELPKAVTDLERAPYDRTALKGFLEVLEIRNPSLRERLLAVDPGAAEEEPPAPEAGVELDGTVLGAGELAYWLEQHGKQPLGVATVSAWALGVGSVSEVALAAADGKAAWFDTTQLDESDERAFASWVSDPSRPKVMHNAKDALRVFPEHGWEIAGVTMDTALAAYLVKPGRRSFALDALSIEYLHRELAPAAADGQLAFGSDEQAEADALMSQARAVLDLGEAFGGKLKEVGAVELLHDVELPTSLLLARMERHGIAADRAHLEAMEQQFAGAVQQAVKEAHAAVGHEFNLGSPKQLQEVFFGELNLPKTKKTKTGYTTDADALAWLAAQTEHELPVIMLRHREQARLRSTVEGLIKTIAADGRIHTTFSQTVAATGRLSSTDPNLQNVPVRTDEGRAIRRGFVVGEGYESLMTADYSQIELRVMAHLSEDAGLIEAFTSGEDLHTTVASQVFSVKRSAVDAEMRRKIKAMSYGLAYGLSAFGLSQQLGIEPAEARVLMDTYFERFGGVRDYLRRVVDEARATGYTATMLGRRRYLPDLNSDNRQRRESAERMALNAPIQGTAADIVKVAMLNVDRALRDAELSSRLLLQVHDEIVLEIAPGEREQVETLVRHEMSSAVSLRAPLDVSVGSGTDWESAAH, via the coding sequence GTGGCTGAGACAGCATCGAAGAAGACGGCAGACAACCGACCGCGCCTGCTCCTCATGGACGGGCACTCCCTGGCGTACCGGGCGTTCTTCGCGCTGCCCGCGGAGAATTTCACGACCGCGAGCGGCCAGACGACCAACGCGATCTACGGCTTCGCGTCGATGCTGGCGAACACCCTGCGTGACGAGGCGCCCACCCATTTCGCGGTGGCCTTCGACGTCTCCCGCAAGACCTGGCGGTCGGCCGACTTCCCGGAGTACAAGGCGAACCGCTCCAAGACGCCCGACGAGTTCAAGGGCCAGGTCGAGCTGATCGGCGAGCTCCTCGACACGATGAACGCCGAGCGGTTCGCGATCGACGGCTTCGAGGCGGACGACGTGATCGCCACCCTCGCCACCCAGGCTGAGGCCGCGGGCTTCGAGGTGCTGATCGTCACCGGCGACCGGGACTCGTTCCAGCTGGTCAGCGAGCACACCACCGTGCTGTACCCGACCAAGGGCGTCTCCGAGCTGACCCGCTTCACCCCGGCGAAGGTCGAGGAGAAGTACGGCCTCACCCCGCAGCAGTACCCGGACTTCGCCGCACTGCGCGGCGACCCGTCCGACAACCTGCCCGGCATCCCCGGCGTCGGTGAGAAGACCGCCACGAAGTGGATCAGCCAGTTCGGTTCGTTCGCGGCGCTCGTCGAGCGCGCGGACGAGGTCAAGGGCAAGGTCGGCCAGGCGCTGCGCGACCACCTGGAGGCCGTCAAGCTCAACCGCCACCTGACGGAGCTCGTGCGCGACGTGGAACTGCCGAAGGCCGTCACCGACCTGGAGCGCGCACCCTACGACCGGACCGCGCTGAAGGGCTTCCTCGAGGTCCTGGAGATCCGTAACCCCAGCCTGCGGGAGCGGCTGCTCGCGGTCGACCCCGGAGCCGCGGAGGAGGAGCCGCCGGCCCCCGAGGCGGGTGTGGAGCTGGACGGGACCGTGCTCGGCGCCGGCGAGCTGGCGTACTGGCTGGAGCAGCACGGCAAGCAGCCGCTCGGCGTGGCCACCGTCTCCGCTTGGGCGCTGGGCGTCGGCAGCGTCAGCGAGGTCGCGCTGGCGGCCGCCGACGGCAAGGCCGCCTGGTTCGACACGACCCAGCTCGACGAGTCCGACGAGCGGGCGTTCGCCTCGTGGGTCTCCGACCCGTCCCGCCCGAAGGTCATGCACAACGCCAAGGACGCACTGCGGGTCTTCCCCGAGCACGGCTGGGAGATCGCCGGCGTGACCATGGACACGGCGCTCGCCGCCTACCTGGTCAAGCCCGGCCGCCGTTCGTTCGCCCTGGACGCCCTGTCCATCGAGTACCTGCACCGTGAGCTGGCACCCGCCGCCGCGGACGGGCAGCTGGCGTTCGGCAGCGACGAGCAGGCCGAGGCCGACGCGCTGATGTCCCAGGCCCGCGCCGTCCTGGATCTCGGCGAGGCGTTCGGCGGGAAGCTGAAGGAGGTCGGCGCCGTCGAGCTCCTGCACGACGTCGAACTGCCCACCTCCCTGCTGCTGGCCCGGATGGAGCGGCACGGCATCGCCGCCGACCGCGCCCACCTCGAGGCCATGGAGCAGCAGTTCGCGGGCGCCGTGCAGCAGGCCGTGAAGGAGGCGCACGCGGCGGTGGGGCACGAGTTCAATCTCGGGTCCCCCAAGCAGCTCCAGGAGGTCTTCTTCGGCGAGCTGAACCTGCCGAAGACGAAGAAGACCAAGACCGGCTACACCACGGACGCCGACGCGCTCGCGTGGCTCGCCGCGCAGACGGAGCACGAGCTGCCCGTCATCATGCTGCGCCACCGCGAGCAGGCCAGGCTCCGCTCGACGGTCGAGGGCCTGATCAAGACCATCGCCGCCGACGGCCGCATCCACACCACGTTCAGCCAGACCGTCGCCGCAACGGGGCGCCTCTCCTCCACCGACCCGAACCTGCAGAACGTGCCGGTGAGGACGGACGAGGGCCGCGCGATCCGGCGTGGATTCGTCGTCGGCGAGGGCTACGAATCCCTGATGACGGCCGACTACAGCCAGATCGAACTGCGGGTCATGGCCCACCTGTCGGAGGACGCGGGCCTGATCGAGGCGTTCACCTCCGGCGAGGACCTGCACACGACCGTCGCCTCCCAGGTGTTCTCGGTCAAGCGGTCCGCCGTCGACGCGGAGATGCGCCGCAAGATCAAGGCGATGTCGTACGGGCTGGCCTACGGGCTCTCGGCGTTCGGCCTCTCCCAACAGCTGGGCATCGAGCCCGCCGAGGCACGGGTCCTGATGGACACCTACTTCGAGCGGTTCGGTGGCGTGCGGGACTACCTGCGGCGCGTCGTCGACGAGGCGCGGGCGACCGGCTACACGGCGACGATGCTCGGCCGTCGCCGGTATCTCCCCGACCTCAACAGCGACAACCGGCAGCGGCGCGAGTCCGCCGAGCGGATGGCGCTCAACGCACCGATCCAGGGCACCGCGGCGGACATCGTCAAGGTCGCCATGCTCAACGTGGACCGGGCACTGAGGGACGCGGAGCTGTCGTCCAGGCTGCTGCTCCAGGTCCACGAC